From the Mammaliicoccus sciuri genome, the window GTGAATTTAGTTGTGACGTTTCCGATTTTAAGAAAATTCAAAGTCGCAACACCAGTGTTCAGACCATTATTTATGTGGCAAATCAATAGAAGCGTAGCATTTGTTTTTGTGATCACAGTACTTGTGAGTTTGTTTGTCACGCAAGACAATGTCGTCGCGTATGGCATAGTCACTAACTTACAATTTGTGTTAGAATGGGTTATATTTATACAAGCATTATCGTTGTTCCATTTATTTGTAAAAGTTAAAAAATTACCAATTATAGTAGGTGTCATCATCTTTGTAATGGCATTTATATTTAAACCGTTTGCGTACTTATTCGGATTAATGGACATTTGGTTTAACTTGAAACAACGTATAAAAAAGTAAATTGAGGTGAGTTTATGAACCGTCAATCTGTTAAAAAAGCCCTAATATTTCCGTACATTATTATGATGATATTAGCTTTGGTGTTAGTCGTATTCAGTTTTTTTAATTCAATATTTTGGGCGATTATTTCGACGGTTGCTACGATAATTCTAATTGCAGTAAGCATATTTTTTGTTAGACAGAGCTTTTTGAAATTAGATTTATATATTGGGAGTTTAGCCGGTAGAATTACGAAAAGTAAAACAAGTGCAGTCAGTGACTTACCAATAGGTGTCATATTATTAGACAAAAATGATCATATCGAATGGATTAATAATTTTGTTAATAAACGATTAGAACGAGACGTTTTAGACGAACCAATTAACGAAGTATTTCCAAATATCTTAAAAAGATTAGAAAATACTTCAGAAGTAGAGATTGAAGAAGGATCATACAAATATAAAGTCACTTATACTGAAGATGAACACTCTATTTATCTGTTTGATATTACTGAATCTTCCCGTGTATATGAATTATATGAAAATGAAAAACCAATCATAGCAACTATTTTTTTAGATAACTTTGATGAAATTACACAGAACATGAATGACTCTCAACGTTCAGAAATCAATAGTCTGATTACAAGCGTTATAGATGACTGGTCATCACGTTATCAATTGTTTATTAAACGCTATAGTGCTGATCAATTTATCGCGCTATTAAACAAGAGTATATTAGAAGATATCGAAACGTTGAAGTTCAACTTATTAGATGATTTAAGAGATAAGACAAGAGACCTCGGTCACCAATTAACACTGAGTATCGGTATTGGTGAAGGTAGTGAGAACTTAATTGAATTAGGTGAACTATCACAATCAAGTTTAGACTTAGCACTCGGCCGTGGTGGTGACCAAGTAGCCATTAAAAATAGTAATGGTAACGTGAGATTCTACGGCGGTAAGACTGACCCGATGGAAAAAAGAACGAGAGTACGTGCACGAGTGATATCTCATGCCTTACGAGATATCTTAATTGAAGGTGACAAAGTGATCATTATGGGTCATAAATCACCAGATATGGACGCAATCGGCGCAGCAATCGGTGTATCACGCATTGCGAAGATGAACAATCTCGAATCATATATTGTATTAAACGATTCGGATATTGATAGTACATTAGAACGTGTGATGGCTGAAATAGACGAGAAGCCTGATTTGAAAGAAAGATTTATTACATCAGAAGAAGCTTGGCATGAAATGACACCACGTACAACACTCGTTGTCGTAGATACACATAAACCTGAACTTGTAATCGATGAGAACTTGCTTAATAAAGCAAATAGAAAAGTCGTTATTGACCATCATCGTCGAGGTGAAAGTATTATCTCAAGTCCATTACTTGTGTATATGGAACCTTATGCAAGTTCGACAGCTGAGCTTGTTACAGAGTTGTTAGAATACCAACCAACAGAACATCGTTTAACGAGAATCGAATCAACGATTATGTTAGCCGGTATTATTGTGGATACACGTAACTTTACATTAAGAACAGGATCAAGAACATTTGATGCTGCGAGCTTTTTAAGAAGTCATGGTGCAGATACGATTCTTTGTCAGCACTTCTTAAAAGACGATATTGATACGTATATTAAACGTTCAGACTTAATTAAGACAGTTAAATTATTCCGCGGTGGTGTCGCAATTGCACATGGCGACGATCATGAAACATATCACCCCGTTACAGTTGCACAAGCAGCAGATGAATTGCTTGGCTTAGAAGGTGTAGAAGCATCTTATGTAGTAGCACGAAGATCAGAAGATACAATTGGAATTTCTGCCCGTTCGTTAGGAGAAGTAAACGTACAATTAACGATGGAAGCACTCGGTGGAGGCGGCCACTTATCCAATGCTGCAACACAAATGAAAAATACAACAGTAGAAAAAGCAATCGAAGCATTAGTTGAGGTTGTTGAATCAGATGATAAAGGAGTGGAAGAATAATGAAAGTTATTTTCACACAAGATGTTAAAGGTAAAGGTAAAAAAGGTGAAGTTAAAGACGTACCAGTAGGATATGGTCAAAACTATTTAATCAAAAATAATTATGCTGTAGAAGCAACACCTGGAAACCTCAAACAATTAGAACAACAAAACAAACGTCAAGAAGAATTAAAACAACAAGAAATAGAAGATGCTAAAGCACTTGCGGAAAAACTTAAAGAATTAGAAGTTAAAATTCCAGCTAAAACAGGTGAAGGCGGTAAATTATTCGGATCAGTAAGTACGAAACAAATTACGCAAGCATTAGATAAACAACACAAAATCAAAGTTGATAAACGTAAAATGGACTTACCAAATGGTATTCACAGTTTAGGTTATACAAATGTACCAATTAAACTACACAACAAAGTTTCTGGCACATTAAAAGTACATGTTGTTGAAGAATAAAGGCATCAATAAAATGGTCGGTATTTGATTTACCGACCTATTTTAATGCGTTATAATAAAAATTATTAAAATGGAAAGGAGTAATCAGTATGGATAATATGATGAACCCAAAACAAATGCCCCATAGTATAGAGGCTGAACAATCTGTTATCGGTGCAATCTTGATTGATCCTGAACTGATTAACTCAACAGGTGAAACATTAATACCTGAAGCTTTCTATCGTGCAAATCATCAACACATATTTAGAGCGATGTTAATGCTAAATGAACAGAATAAAGAAATTGACTCTGTTACATTGATGGATCAGTTAGCAGCAGAATCATTATTAGAAGAAGCGGGCGGTCCAGCCTATTTAGCAGAATTAGCAAATAATGTCCCAACAACAAGAAACATACATTTCTACATAGATATTGTGTTTAAACATGCAGTGAAACGCCAACTCATTCGTGTGGCGGATAGTATTGCTGAAGATGGGTATAATCCTGAACTTGATTTAGAATCATTGTTAGGAGATGCAGAAAAGAGAATTTTAGAAATTTCTGCTTCAAGAGGTACGGAAGGCTTCAAAGATATTAAAGATGTATTAAGTATTGTGTTTGATAATGCTGAACAGCTCGATCAAAATAACGGACAAACACCAGGTATACCAACTGGTTATCGAGATTTAGACCAAATGACAGCGGGATTTAACCGAAATGATTTAATCATTATTGCGGCACGTCCATCAGTAGGTAAGACTGCCTTCGCATTAAATATCGCACAACAAGTTGCAACACACCAAGACTTGTATTCAGTCGGTATTTTCTCTTTAGAGATGGGTGCCGATCAACTTGCTACACGTATGATATGTAGTACGGGAAATGTCGATTCAAATAGATTGCGTACAGGTTCAATGACTGAAGAAGACTGGAGCAGGTTTACAGTTGCAGTAGGTAAACTATCAAGAACGAAAATATTTATCGATGATACACCAGGTATCCGAATTACGGATATTCGTGCTAAATGTCGTAGGCTCAAACAAGAACATGGATTAGATATGATCATGATTGACTACTTACAATTAATTCAAGGTAGTGGATCTCGTAGCTCAGATAATAGACAACAAGAAGTATCAGAAATCTCTCGTATGCTTAAAGCAATCGCAAGAGAATTAGAATGTCCCGTTATTGCGTTAAGTCAGTTATCTCGTGGTGTTGAACAACGACAAGATAAGAGACCAATGATGAGTGATATTCGTGAATCAGGTTCGATTGAGCAAGATGCGGATATCATTGCCTTCTTATATAGAGATGACTATTACTCAAGAGGTGGCGAAGATGAAGACGGAGAAGCGGTCGATGCGGGTGCACAAGACGAGAATGGTGAAATTGAAATCATTATCGCTAAACAACGTAACGGCCCAACAGGAACCGTTAAACTACACTTCATGAAACAATATAACAAATTCACCGATATTGACTATCAACATGCCGGAATGGAATTTGGATAAAAAAGTTTTTAAGTTAAAAGGCGTACGTTTATTGTATTTTATGAAAAAATGTACGTCTTTTGTTTTATGTAAAGTAACACTTATGTGCTTAAGTTTGTGTTTTTGAAAATGAATAAAATGGTTGTAATCCTTTTAAATATTGTGGTTAAGGTGTTTTTTAGCAATTCTTGCTTGAATGAGAATTGTAATTTAACACTCATAATCAATGTTCGTTTTTAGTTTGCAATTTAAAGATAGTACTGATAGAATACTTAATGGTTAATGAGAAAAAGCGGAGGTGCTCACATGTCATCAATCGTAGTCGTTGGGACGCAATGGGGAGACGAAGGTAAAGGTAAAATTACAGATTTCTTAGCAGAGGATGCAAACGTTATTGCACGTTTTTCAGGTGGTAACAATGCAGGTCACACAATTAAATTTGATGGAGAAACTTACAAATTACATTTAGTACCATCAGGTATTTTTTATCAAGAGAAATCAAGTGTTATCGGTAACGGTGTAGTTGTTGATCCAGTAGCTTTATTGAAAGAATTAGATGCTTTAAATGAACGCGGAGTTGCAACAGACAATTTAAGAATTTCAAACCGTGCGCAAGTCATCTTACCATATCATCTTAAACAAGATGAATTAGAAGAAGAAAAACGCGGTGACAACAAAATTGGTACAACTAAAAAAGGTATCGGTCCAGCTTATGTAGATAAAGCACAACGTATCGGTATCCGTATGGCTGATTTATTAGATAAAGAAACTTTTGAAAAACGCTTAAAAGAAAATCTTGAATATAAAAATGAATTATTCGAAAAAATGTTCAACGCTGAAGGTTTCACTTTTGAAGAAATTTTTGAAACTTACTATGCAGCAGGTCAACGTTTGAAAGAATATGTAACAGACACAGCTAAATTATTAGATGATGCTTTCGTAAACAATGAAAAAGTATTATTCGAAGGTGCTCAAGGTGTGATGTTAGATATCGACCACGGTACATATCCATTCGTTACTTCAAGTAATCCAATTGCAGGTAACGTTACAGTAGGTGGCGGTGTTGGTCCAACATACGTATCTAAAGTAATTGGTGTATGTAAAGCTTATACATCTCGTGTAGGAGACGGTCCATTCCCAACAGAATTATTTGATGAAGATGGTCACCATATCCGTGAAGTAGGTCGTGAATACGGTACAACAACTGGAAGACCACGTCGTGTAGGTTGGTTTGACTCAGTAGTTCTACGTCACTCACGCCGTGTAAGTGGTATTACAGATTTATCAATCAACTCAATTGACGTATTAACAGGATTAAAAACAGCTAAAATCTGTACAGCATACGAAATTGACGGTGTTGAAATCACTGAATACCCAGCAAACTTAAACGAATTAGAACGTTGTAAACCAATCTTAGAAGAACTACCAGGTTGGGAAGAAGACATCACAGGATGCCGTTCATTAGAAGAATTACCAGATAACGCACGCCGTTATTTAGAACGCATTTCTGAATTATGTAATGTTAAAATTTCTATCTTCTCAGTAGGACCAGATAGAAACCAAACAAACCTATTAGAAAACTTATGGGACTAATAAATAAAGAGAAACCAGCAGATACGTAGCGTATCTGCTGGTTTTTTCATATTGGGGGAAGGTGTTGTGTTGAATGGAGTGAGTTGGGTTGGGGTGTTGAGCGTTGATATAAGGTGTTATGTTGTTTGGGATGGTTAGAGTTGTGTTGGGAAAGTGGACGAAATCGGCGAAGATGTGGGTTAAAGAAGTGGTAAACTCACGAGTTGGTTGAAGATGTGAGTTAAAGATGGAGTAAACACACATCTTTTCAAAAATAATATGATTTTTTAGGAATGAACATTTTTGATTACTTAAAAAATTGACTAAGTCTTAGCTTAACGCCTAAATAAAGCCAAGAGATAGCCCAAGTCTTAGCTTAAGTACAGAATAAAGCCAAGAGATAGCCCAAGTCTGATGTGAACCCAAATATTTGAACTAAACAAATCAAAATATTGGGGTGCATTCTAATGAGGAAAAAATATGAATTTAAATTCAAACTAAAACTTGTAAAAGAATATTTAGAAGGACATCAAAGTTATAGAACAATTGCTTTAAAATATGGTATTTCAAGTTGGTCTGTCCTTCGGATTTGGGTCAATCAATATAAAGAGTTTGGAGAAGAAGGTTTAGAAATAAAAAGTAGAAATACTGTTTATACTAGCGAATTTAAATTATCTGTTTTAAAATTTAGACAAGAAAATATGTTGTCTTATCAAGATACTGCGAATCACTTTAGAATTATTAATCCTATTATCATTGCCAATTGGCAACATCAATTTGATGAAAAGTGTCGTCTTGATATAGATAATAAACAAAAGGGACGATCTCACACTATGACTAAAAAACGATCTAAATCAGATAATAAAAATTTACCTTTAAATGAAAATGAACGTGAAGAACTTGAAAGACTTAGAAATGAAAATGAGACGTTAAAGGCAGGTATAGCTTATCAAAAAAAGTTACAAGCCTTGACCGACATTTACGGAAGCAAAAATCAGAAATAGTAAAGGTCATTAAGGAACTAAATGAAACATATAATATACGATTAAGTATCTTATTTAAAGTCGCTCAAATAGCTAAATCTGTATACTATTATTGGATAAATAAATTTAGTAAAGCTGATAAAGATGAAACATTGATTCAAGTAATAAAAGAAATATGTGAAGAATCAAACCATACCTATGGTTATCGTCGTGTTACACAAGCACTAAGAAATAGAGGTCTTATCGTAAATCATAAAAAAGTACTAAGAATTATGAAAGAACATAATCTAACTTGTACAAAGTTCACACATAGAGGTCGTAAGTATCGTTCCTTTAAAGGTAAAGTTGGTAAAGTAGCTCAAAATATATTAAATCGTAGATTTAAAACAAGTCTCCCATTTCAAAAAGTCGTAACAGATATTACAGAGTTCAAATTAATGAATGGTCAGAAATTATATTTATCACCTTTTATGGACTTATATAGTTCAGAGATTATCAGCTTTAAAATCTCAAGTCGTCCTACATTAGATATAGTCATCAATCCATTAAAAGAAATGATAAAGCGTCGTCCAAACCTAGATCATCGTTTAACGATTCATTCAGATCAAGGCTGGCATTATCAACATTCACAATACACTAGATTATTAAAAGACCATAAAATATTTCAGAGTATGTCTAGAAAAGGTAATTGTCTAGATAATTCAGTTATGGAAAACTTTTTTGGGTTACTTAAACAAGAAATGTATTATGGCCAAGAATTTAAAGATTTTCAGGACCTTGAACAAGCTATTCATCGATATATCGATTTTTATAATAACGAAAGAATCAAATCAAAATTAAAAGGCTTATCTCCCAAAAATTACAGGAGACAAACCTTTGAAATAATATACTAATTAAGGTTTAGATTTTTGGGTTCAGTACAGTCATGGCTTAAGTCCTGAATAAAGCCAAGAGATAGCCTTCCAACCTCACCAACCTTACCAATCCGACCTGAGCCTAACAATCCCGCGAACCCAATCCAACTCTCCTCATACATCGCCAGCCTCTCCATAAATTCCAAACCCTTCCAACCCCGACCATCCTCATCCACCTACCTCCATCCCTCTCACACCAACCCCACCCAACAAAAAAGCATAAAAACTTATCATTTCAAGGTTGTCTACCAACTGCGCTACCAGCACTAACTTAATCAGTCTGCCTAATTAAGACTGTCCGCAATCATAGACGTCTATCTATACTTTGAAATCATAAATTCTTATGCATGTTACTGTGATTGATTAATGTATTTCTCTTTTCTTAAAGCGTCCGCCTTTTACTTCGCTCACGTCACCGATTGATAGGAATGCGGTGTTATCTATTTCTGTTACGATATCTTTTAGTTTGGATTCTTCTAATCGTGTGATGACACAGAATACGACTTTTTTATCTTCTCCTGTATATGCGCCTTCACCATTCAGATATGTGACACCTCTACCAAGTCGGTCATTGATGGCTTCCCCGATATCTCTGTATGTATCACTGATGATCCATACGGCTTTTGATTCATCAAATCCTTGAACGGTTACGTCAATCATCTTAGCAGCTATAAAATAAGCAATAACGGAAAACATCGCTGATTCCCAATTGAATACAAATCCTGCAGCTGTAAATATGAAGAAGTTAATCAACATGACGATTTCGCCTACTGAAAATGGTGCTTTACTGCTGATTAAGATAGCACTGATTTCAGAACCATCTAAAGATCCGCCATATCGTATTACGAGACCTACGCCTAAACCAATAATTGCGCCTCCAAAGATCGTTACTAAAAATGCTTCTTTAATAAAAGGATCAAAATGATGTAAGTAGGCTGTTGTAATAGATAATATTGTAATTGCGTAAATTGTAGAAATCGTGAATGTCTTACCAATCTGCTTGTATCCTAAAAAGAAAAACGGAATATTTAGTAGAAAGATAAATAATCCAAGCTTTAAATTGGTGAGATGACTCAAAATAATTGCGATACCAACAATGCCACCATCTAGTAAATTGTTAGGAACTAAAAATAATTCTAACCCTACCCCCATTAATATACTGCCGATGGTGATAAATATGAATCGTTTGAGGATTTCTCCTTTACTTAATTTACGATGTCCTTTTCTAATAACTTGTGCTTGTTCCATATTATCATCCCTTTTTAGTACTTCTATATTTATTATATAAAAAATTTAAAATAAAATCTTGTCTTCTGTATATTAGTCATGCTATAATCAATCTTGTGTTAAACAGAGGCCCCTTGGTCAAGCGGTTAAGACACCGCCCTTTCACGGCGGTAACACGGGTTCGAATCCCGTAGGGGTCACCATCTCAATTTTATACATAAGGTCCCGTGGTGTAGCGGTTAACATGCCTGCCTGTCACGCAGGAGATCGCGGGTTCGATTCCCGTCGGGACCGCTTTTAATGCTTATCGTAATAACGATAAGCATTTTTTTGTTGTTCAATCATAGATTAACGTCAAACAATAGAATTAATAGACAAATAGTGTTAAATTATAGTATAGGATATCATGCACAATTGTGTGCTTAGAGATACTTATTTTCAAAAAGAAATGAGGTAAATGTATGGCTAGAAAAATAGTAGTCGTTGATGATGAAAAACCAATTGCAGATATACTTGAATTTAATTTAAAAAAAGAAGGTTATGATGTTTATTGCGCATATGACGGTAATGACGCAGTAGATTTGATATATGCAGAAGAACCAGACATCGTATTATTAGATATTATGCTACCTGGTAGAGATGGTATGGAAGTTTGTAGAGAGGTTCGTAAGAAATTTGAAATGCCAATCATTATGTTAACAGCTAAAGACACAGAAATTGATAAAGTTCTAGGGTTAGAGTTAGGTGCAGATGATTATGTGACGAAGCCTTTTTCAACACGTGAATTAATCGCGCGTGTGAAAGCAAACTTACGAAGACATTATTCTCAACCAACACAAACAGAAGACGAAGAAACAAATGAAATCGTCATTAAAGATATTACGGTATACCCTGATGCATATTCAATTAAAAAACGTGGTGTCGATATCGAATTGACACACCGTGAATTTGAATTGTTTCATTATTTAGCAAAACATATTGGACAAGTTATGACGCGTGAACACTTACTCCAAACTGTATGGGGTTATGATTATTTTGGAGATGTACGTACAGTCGATGTTACGATACGTCGTCTACGTGAGAAAATCGAAGACGATGCATCACACCCAGAATATATTGTGACGCGTAGAGGTGTGGGTTATTTCCTACAAACACAAGAGTAGGCTGATATTATGAATTGGCTAAAGAAGTTTCAGTCCTTACACATTAAACTTGTCGTTATTTATGTTTTATTAATCATTATTGGTATGCAAATTATTGGATTATATTTTACAAATAGTCTTGAGAAAGAACTGACACGTAACTTCAAGACAAATATTGAACAGCACGTGAAACAGATTAATTACAACATAAAGAAAACGTACAACTCTGAAGATCCAAATCGGAACTTCCAAAAAGAAATACAAAGTATATTAGATGATTATGCCAATAGAACTGAAATTGATGAGATTAAGTTTATTGATCAAGATCAAATTATTGTGGCGACATCTAAGGCTACGAATCAAAATACCGTCAATCAAAAAGTAAACGATAGCTCTGTACAAAAGGCGTTATCATTAGGAAAAGCTAATGATAAAATCGTATTAAAAAATGATTCATCCGATAGTAATAGAGTATGGATCAAAAATAAACCTGTTGAATACGAAGGTGAAGTTGTCGGAGATATATATGTTGAATCAGATATTGATTCTGTTTACGAACAGTTAAACAACATTAACCAAATCTTCATCATCGGTACAGCAATCTCATTATTGATCACAATCGTGCTCGGTTTCTTCATTGCGAGAACGATTACGAAACCTATATCAGACATGCGTAACCAAACGTTAGAGATGTCTAAAGGTAACTATACGCAGCGCGTTAAGATATACGGAAATGACGAAATCGGTGAACTTGCGCTGTCATTTAACAACTTATCTAAACGTGTACAAGAAGCACAAGCGAATACGGAAAGTGAAAAGCGTCGTCTAGACTCGGTTATCACGCATATGAGCGATGGTGTCCTTGCCACTGATAGACGTGGTCGCGTACGTATTATTAATGAAATGGCGCTTAAAATGTTAGGTCTAGAACGTGCTGATGTAGAAGCGAAACATATATTAGATATTCTAAATATTGACGATGATTATTCATTAGATGACTTACAAGAGAATAATGATAGTTTCATTATTGATATTAATAGTGAAGAAGGCATTATTGCGCGTGTTAACTTCAGTACGATTATTCAAGATACAGGCTTTATCAATGGTTATATTGCCGTATTACATGACGTTACAGAGCAGCACATTTTAGAAAATGAACGTCGCGAATTCGTTGCGAATGTTTCACATGAATTGCGTACGCCGTTAACATCTATGAGAAGTTATATAGAAGCATTAGAAGAAGGTGCTTGGCGTGATCCTGAAGTTGCACCGACATTCTTAAATGTTACACGTGAAGAAACAGATCGTATGATTCGTCTTGTGAATGACTTATTACAACTTTCTAAAATGGACAGTTCAAGTGATCAAATGAACTCTGAATTGATTGATTTTAATATGTTTATTAACAAAATCATTAACAGACATGAAATGTCACAAGGTAAGAACGTGACATTCATTAGAGACATACCTGTTAAAGGTTTATTCGTTGAAATTGATCCAGATAAGATGACACAAGTGTTTGATAACGTTATTACAAATGCGATTAAATACTCACAAGAATCTCATAAACGTGTAGAGTTTCATGTGAAACAAAATACTTTATATAATCGAATGACAATACAAATTAAAGATAATGGTATCGGTATTCCAGTTAATAAAGTAGATAAAATCTTTGATCGTTTCTACAGAGTAGATAAAGCGAGAGCACGTAAAATGGGTGGTACTGGTTTAGGTTTAGCCATCACTAAAGAAATCGTAGAAGCACATAAAGGTAGAATATGGGCGAGCAGTAAAGAAGGTCAAGGTACATCCATCTATATAACATTGCCATGTGAAGTCATGGAAGATGAGTTTGGTGATTGGGATGCGTAATAGAGAACTGATTAAATCTGCTATCCTCATAATCCTTGTGCTTATCAGTGTGTTTATGACATACCGCGTATGGACATTTACACCTGAACTAACAGATTTAGAAACAGATGTGAATACAGAAACACCTTCTATTGGACCTAAAATTAGTAAGCCTATTGATAGTGTGATTATGCCGTTTAGAATGATTAATCGAAATGGCACGGACGTGAAAGGGACGTCTAACGTGAAAGATATCAAGAAAATTACTGACCAATTGTTGAGTAAAGAAGTGAAGAAAATTGATATTCTAAGCAGTGAGTCAGTCGTTCAACTTGAAGATTTATCTGAAAGATATACGATTTTAGACTTCCCTAATAGCATTCCGAGTGAAATGTACTTGAACCAAGTATTAGGGATGAGTATGAATTATTATCCTAATATTAATTTTGATCGAATTCTTGTAGATACGAAATCAACGAAAGAAGCTGTTGTGTATCTTTTAAGTGAGAATAAACAAAAGGCTGTTAAGCTACAGACAAATATTAAAAGCACGCAAATTGATAAGGTGAATAAAGAAGCAGCACCAGATTTGAAACCTTATACAGGCATGATTACAAATGCGATGACTACGAATGAAATCTACCAAATTTATGCACCAGAGAATGCGGATAATATGAATATTTACCGTTACGTTTCTAACAAAATATCCGTATCTGAATTAAATGACGTAATTCTCGGGGATTCGGTGATTGCGCGTAGTAATGAACATAACGTTTCGACTTATAACAACAATACGGGGATTTCTACTGTGAACGAAGCGAAACAAACATATCGTTATACGAATTTATCAGAAGATGAAAATCGTCAAAAAGATATGGCAAAATCAATTACAAATTCATTTAAATTTATTAATGAACATGCAGGATATACAGATGAATTCCGTCTGTTTAGTACAGATGAAAAATCTGGTAAAATAGACTATCAAATGTTCTTAAATAATTACCCAGTGTTTAATGATGATAAGTTATCATCTATAGAAGCGGTGTGGGGTAGAGATACGATTAATGAATACAATCGTGGTCTTATTACAACAGGAGTAGCCGTACCGTCTAAAAAAGAAGCGGATGAATT encodes:
- the dnaB gene encoding replicative DNA helicase, translated to MDNMMNPKQMPHSIEAEQSVIGAILIDPELINSTGETLIPEAFYRANHQHIFRAMLMLNEQNKEIDSVTLMDQLAAESLLEEAGGPAYLAELANNVPTTRNIHFYIDIVFKHAVKRQLIRVADSIAEDGYNPELDLESLLGDAEKRILEISASRGTEGFKDIKDVLSIVFDNAEQLDQNNGQTPGIPTGYRDLDQMTAGFNRNDLIIIAARPSVGKTAFALNIAQQVATHQDLYSVGIFSLEMGADQLATRMICSTGNVDSNRLRTGSMTEEDWSRFTVAVGKLSRTKIFIDDTPGIRITDIRAKCRRLKQEHGLDMIMIDYLQLIQGSGSRSSDNRQQEVSEISRMLKAIARELECPVIALSQLSRGVEQRQDKRPMMSDIRESGSIEQDADIIAFLYRDDYYSRGGEDEDGEAVDAGAQDENGEIEIIIAKQRNGPTGTVKLHFMKQYNKFTDIDYQHAGMEFG
- a CDS encoding DHH family phosphoesterase, whose translation is MNRQSVKKALIFPYIIMMILALVLVVFSFFNSIFWAIISTVATIILIAVSIFFVRQSFLKLDLYIGSLAGRITKSKTSAVSDLPIGVILLDKNDHIEWINNFVNKRLERDVLDEPINEVFPNILKRLENTSEVEIEEGSYKYKVTYTEDEHSIYLFDITESSRVYELYENEKPIIATIFLDNFDEITQNMNDSQRSEINSLITSVIDDWSSRYQLFIKRYSADQFIALLNKSILEDIETLKFNLLDDLRDKTRDLGHQLTLSIGIGEGSENLIELGELSQSSLDLALGRGGDQVAIKNSNGNVRFYGGKTDPMEKRTRVRARVISHALRDILIEGDKVIIMGHKSPDMDAIGAAIGVSRIAKMNNLESYIVLNDSDIDSTLERVMAEIDEKPDLKERFITSEEAWHEMTPRTTLVVVDTHKPELVIDENLLNKANRKVVIDHHRRGESIISSPLLVYMEPYASSTAELVTELLEYQPTEHRLTRIESTIMLAGIIVDTRNFTLRTGSRTFDAASFLRSHGADTILCQHFLKDDIDTYIKRSDLIKTVKLFRGGVAIAHGDDHETYHPVTVAQAADELLGLEGVEASYVVARRSEDTIGISARSLGEVNVQLTMEALGGGGHLSNAATQMKNTTVEKAIEALVEVVESDDKGVEE
- the rplI gene encoding 50S ribosomal protein L9, with product MKVIFTQDVKGKGKKGEVKDVPVGYGQNYLIKNNYAVEATPGNLKQLEQQNKRQEELKQQEIEDAKALAEKLKELEVKIPAKTGEGGKLFGSVSTKQITQALDKQHKIKVDKRKMDLPNGIHSLGYTNVPIKLHNKVSGTLKVHVVEE
- a CDS encoding adenylosuccinate synthase; amino-acid sequence: MSSIVVVGTQWGDEGKGKITDFLAEDANVIARFSGGNNAGHTIKFDGETYKLHLVPSGIFYQEKSSVIGNGVVVDPVALLKELDALNERGVATDNLRISNRAQVILPYHLKQDELEEEKRGDNKIGTTKKGIGPAYVDKAQRIGIRMADLLDKETFEKRLKENLEYKNELFEKMFNAEGFTFEEIFETYYAAGQRLKEYVTDTAKLLDDAFVNNEKVLFEGAQGVMLDIDHGTYPFVTSSNPIAGNVTVGGGVGPTYVSKVIGVCKAYTSRVGDGPFPTELFDEDGHHIREVGREYGTTTGRPRRVGWFDSVVLRHSRRVSGITDLSINSIDVLTGLKTAKICTAYEIDGVEITEYPANLNELERCKPILEELPGWEEDITGCRSLEELPDNARRYLERISELCNVKISIFSVGPDRNQTNLLENLWD
- a CDS encoding transposase — protein: MRKKYEFKFKLKLVKEYLEGHQSYRTIALKYGISSWSVLRIWVNQYKEFGEEGLEIKSRNTVYTSEFKLSVLKFRQENMLSYQDTANHFRIINPIIIANWQHQFDEKCRLDIDNKQKGRSHTMTKKRSKSDNKNLPLNENEREELERLRNENETLKAGIAYQKKLQALTDIYGSKNQK
- a CDS encoding IS3 family transposase, with amino-acid sequence MKELNETYNIRLSILFKVAQIAKSVYYYWINKFSKADKDETLIQVIKEICEESNHTYGYRRVTQALRNRGLIVNHKKVLRIMKEHNLTCTKFTHRGRKYRSFKGKVGKVAQNILNRRFKTSLPFQKVVTDITEFKLMNGQKLYLSPFMDLYSSEIISFKISSRPTLDIVINPLKEMIKRRPNLDHRLTIHSDQGWHYQHSQYTRLLKDHKIFQSMSRKGNCLDNSVMENFFGLLKQEMYYGQEFKDFQDLEQAIHRYIDFYNNERIKSKLKGLSPKNYRRQTFEIIY
- a CDS encoding YitT family protein produces the protein MEQAQVIRKGHRKLSKGEILKRFIFITIGSILMGVGLELFLVPNNLLDGGIVGIAIILSHLTNLKLGLFIFLLNIPFFFLGYKQIGKTFTISTIYAITILSITTAYLHHFDPFIKEAFLVTIFGGAIIGLGVGLVIRYGGSLDGSEISAILISSKAPFSVGEIVMLINFFIFTAAGFVFNWESAMFSVIAYFIAAKMIDVTVQGFDESKAVWIISDTYRDIGEAINDRLGRGVTYLNGEGAYTGEDKKVVFCVITRLEESKLKDIVTEIDNTAFLSIGDVSEVKGGRFKKREIH